One genomic window of Medicago truncatula cultivar Jemalong A17 chromosome 1, MtrunA17r5.0-ANR, whole genome shotgun sequence includes the following:
- the LOC25485170 gene encoding serine/threonine-protein kinase STY13, with translation MQSRSMDLGPPKMGSDGGASSKINRSGNLSSKDMIFRADRIDLKNLDADLERHMSRVFSRSIEASRPKEEWEIDLAKLEIRYVVANGAYGTVYRGTYDNQDVAVKVLDWGEDGVATAAETAALRASFRQEVTVWQKLDHSNVTKFIGASMGTSNLKIPSDAGGQNPLPSKACCVIVEFVHGGTLKQFLMKNRRSKLAYRVVIQLALDLARGLCYLHSQKIVHRDVKTDNMLLDENLNLKIADFGVARVEAVNPSEMTGSTGTVGYMAPEVICGKPYNRSCDVYSFGICLWEIYCCDMPYMNLSFADASAAVADKNLRPEIPRCCPSALADIMKRCWDKNPEKRPEMKDVVTMLEKIDTSKGGGMIREDQTPFCFCFKPARGP, from the exons ATGCAATCAAGATCTATGGATCTTGGTCCCCCTAAGATGGGATCGGATGGTGGAGCAAGTTCAAAGATTAACCGTAGTGGAAATCTAAGCAGTAAAGATATGATTTTCAGAGCTGATAGAATTGATCTGAAGAACTTGGATGCTGATCTAGAAAGGCACATGAGCAGGGTTTTTTCTAGAAGTATTGAGGCAAGTAGGCCTAAAGAAGAGTGGGAGATTGATTTGGCTAAATTGGAAATACGATATGTTGTTGCAAATGGGGCTTATGGCACTGTCTACAGGGGAACTTATGACAACCAAGATGTTGCTG TGAAAGTGTTGGACTGGGGTGAGGATGGTGTTGCCACTGCTGCTGAAACTGCTGCTTTACGAGCATCATTTCGGCAGGAGGTTACTGTGTGGCAAAAACTTGATCATTCAAATGTCACAAAA TTTATTGGAGCTTCAATGGGGACTTCAAATCTTAAGATTCCTTCAGATGCTGGTGGTCAAAACCCCCTTCCTTCCAAGGCGTGCTGCGTTATTGTTGAGTTTGTTCATGGTGGGACATTGAAACAATTCTTAATGAAAAACAGGCGATCGAAACTTGCATACAGGGTTGTGATTCAGTTGGCTTTGGACCTCGCAAGAGG TCTTTGTTATCTACATTCGCAGAAAATTGTTCACCGCGATGTAAAAACTGATAACATGTTGCTAGACGAGAATCTAAATTTGAAAATAGCTGATTTTGGAGTTGCTAGGGTTGAAGCGGTAAATCCAAGTGAAATGACGGGCAGTACTGGAACCGTTGGGTATATGGCACCAGAG GTTATATGTGGTAAGCCTTACAACAGAAGCTGTGATGTCTACAGCTTTGGCATTTGCTTGTGGGAAATTTACTGCTGCGACATGCCTTATATGAATCTAAGCTTTGCTGATGCGTCAGCTGCGGTTGCTGATAAG AATTTGAGACCAGAGATTCCTAGATGCTGTCCAAGTGCATTAGCAGATATAATGAAAAGATGCTGGGACAAGAATCCAGAAAAGCGTCCGGAAATGAAAGATGTGGTGACAATGTTGGAAAAAATTGATACAAGCAAAGGAGGCGGAATGATAAGAGAAGACCAGActccattttgtttttgttttaaacctGCTCGTGGCCCATAA
- the LOC25485172 gene encoding homocysteine S-methyltransferase 3: YKIITQENIRPHSSNMMKDFLNKCGGYGIIDGGFATELERHGIDLNDPLWSAKCLFTSPHLVRRVHLDYLDSGANIILTSSYQATIQGFEAKGFSKEEGQALLRRSVELAREARDIYYDRCTKDSFDFIRDERYRSRPILIAASVGSYGAYLADGSEYTGDYGDAITVHTLKDFHRERVKILVDAGADLIAFETIPNKLDAQAYAELLEEEGIEIPAWFSFSCKDENNVASGDSILECASIADSCPQVVAVGVNCTAPRFIHGLISSIKKVTSKPILVYPNSGETYNAENNTWVKSSGEAEEDFVPYIGKWRYAGATLFGGCCRTTPKTIRGITEALYGKPHGKCI, from the exons TACAAGATCATAACACAAGAAAACATTAGGCCACATAGCTCAAACATGATGAAAGATTTTCTGAACAAGTGTGGTGGGTATGGAATCATAGATGGTGGGTTTGCCACAGAGCTTGAACGCCATGGAATTGACCTCAATGACCCACTTTGGAGTGCCAAATGCCTCTTTACTTCCCCACATCTTGTCCGAAGG GTTCACCTTGATTACCTTGACTCAGGAGCAAACATAATATTAACATCATCTTATCAG GCCACAATTCAAGGTTTTGAAGCTAAAGGGTTCTCTAAGGAAGAAGGTCAAGCTCTGCTTCGAAGAAGCGTAGAGCTTGCGCGCGAGGCACGTGATATATATTATGATAGGTGCACTAAAGATTCATTTGACTTCATCAGAGATGAAAGATATAGAAGCCGTCCCATTTTGATTGCAGCTTCTGTTGGAAGCTATGGTGCCTATTTAGCTGATGGCTCTGAATATAC AGGGGACTATGGTGATGCAATCACTGTCCATACACTCAAAGATTTTCACAGGGAAAGGGTAAAAATACTCGTTGACGCAGGAGCTGACTTAATTGCCTTTGAAACAATTCCAAACAAGCTTGATGCACAG GCTTATGCTGAACTTTTAGAGGAAGAAGGGATAGAAATTCCTGCatggttttctttttcttgcaaGGATGAAAACAATGTGGCTAGTGGTGATTCTATCTTAGAATGTGCTTCCATTGCTGATTCATGTCCACAAGTTGTCGCAGTTGGAGTTAACTGTACAGCTCCTAGATTTATTCATGGTTTGATTTCATCTATTAAAAAG GTAACAAGTAAACCAATACTTGTATATCCCAACAGTGGAGAGACTTATAATGCTGAGAACAACACATGGGTG AAATCAAGTGGGGAAGCAGAGGAAGATTTTGTCCCTTACATAGGAAAGTGGCGTTATGCTGGGGCTACCCTTTTTGGTGGCTGCTGTAGGACCACTCCCAAAACTATTAGAGGCATAACCGAGGCATTATATGGAAAACCTCATGGCAAATGTATATAA